The Streptomyces tendae genome has a window encoding:
- a CDS encoding DUF1707 and FHA domain-containing protein → MTSSFEFSTYPARLSDAERDKALSVLRDGVAKGRLSHDTFIRRMELALTARRADELAALTADLPRENRLARAVFGSVEAVSGFTVRLRRAWQAEKLPKLLLPHPAHGHPLRIGRDPANGLRLTHETVSRVHAELRHQGGLWVLRDLGSTNGTTVNGRRVVGAAVVREGDQIGFGRISYRLAAN, encoded by the coding sequence GTGACGTCGTCCTTCGAGTTCTCCACGTACCCCGCGCGGTTGTCCGACGCGGAGCGGGACAAGGCGCTGAGCGTGCTGCGGGACGGCGTCGCCAAGGGCCGTCTGTCCCACGACACGTTCATCCGGCGCATGGAACTGGCGCTCACCGCGCGGCGCGCCGACGAACTCGCCGCGCTCACCGCCGACCTCCCGCGCGAGAACCGCCTCGCGCGCGCGGTGTTCGGCTCGGTCGAGGCCGTGTCCGGGTTCACCGTCCGGCTGCGCCGGGCCTGGCAGGCCGAGAAGCTGCCGAAGCTGCTGCTGCCGCACCCGGCGCACGGCCATCCGCTGCGGATAGGGCGCGACCCCGCCAACGGGCTGCGGCTGACGCACGAGACGGTCTCCCGGGTGCACGCCGAACTCCGCCACCAGGGCGGCCTGTGGGTGCTCCGGGACCTCGGCTCCACCAACGGCACGACGGTGAACGGCCGTCGGGTGGTCGGCGCGGCCGTCGTACGTGAGGGCGACCAGATCGGCTTCGGCCGGATCAGCTACCGGCTCGCCGCCAACTGA
- a CDS encoding M14 family zinc carboxypeptidase, protein MGPLRESRYPTVAELVFSARALAVQWPGLCVLRQVGVSRAGRPLHLLSVGRARSAVLVVAGAHANEPAGNGTLLALARRTLQDRELRDGMSWHFLLCADPDGASLHVTPAPRSLYDYHLGFFRPAGPEQPEWAPSVLPADRLPPETRALTGVIDELRPFLQVSLHGTDLGGSWVQLTRDVPGLAEPFAKSAAELHIPVETGASDAAGWPASGPGVHVMPAPEAAPAYPSLSDDARHSTWYHAHRYGGLTAVIEVPMWASDLVDDPAPHPAPDTAMHALAERLLRDTGEVRHVLEGARPLPGDTDGPLLRAATWVLELVPGLAADLAHTPPADGTRAYVGSVDAFARRVPLRAAAMLRRALRHTDAQAAARLDQLVAQWSDAFATRFRARWVPVRHQVEHQSRTVMAAARQARGGL, encoded by the coding sequence GTGGGTCCGCTGCGGGAGTCGCGCTATCCGACGGTGGCCGAGCTGGTCTTCTCCGCCCGGGCGCTGGCCGTCCAGTGGCCGGGGCTGTGTGTGCTGCGACAGGTGGGCGTCTCCCGTGCGGGGCGGCCCCTGCACCTGCTGTCCGTCGGACGCGCCCGTAGCGCCGTCCTCGTGGTGGCGGGCGCGCACGCCAACGAACCCGCGGGCAACGGCACGCTGCTGGCGCTGGCCCGGCGGACCCTGCAGGACCGGGAGCTGCGGGACGGCATGTCGTGGCACTTCCTGCTGTGCGCCGACCCCGACGGGGCGAGCCTGCACGTCACACCGGCCCCGCGCAGCCTGTACGACTACCACCTCGGCTTCTTCCGTCCCGCCGGGCCGGAGCAGCCCGAGTGGGCCCCCTCGGTGCTGCCCGCCGACCGGCTGCCCCCGGAGACCCGGGCGCTGACCGGGGTGATCGACGAGCTGCGGCCCTTCCTCCAGGTCTCCCTGCACGGCACCGATCTGGGCGGCAGCTGGGTGCAGTTGACCAGGGACGTGCCGGGGCTGGCGGAACCGTTCGCCAAGTCCGCGGCCGAGCTGCACATCCCGGTGGAGACGGGCGCCTCGGACGCGGCGGGATGGCCCGCTTCGGGGCCCGGGGTGCACGTGATGCCCGCGCCGGAGGCCGCGCCGGCCTATCCCAGCCTGTCCGACGACGCCCGGCACAGCACCTGGTACCACGCGCACCGCTACGGCGGGCTGACCGCGGTGATAGAGGTGCCGATGTGGGCGAGCGACCTGGTGGACGACCCCGCCCCGCATCCGGCGCCGGACACCGCGATGCACGCGCTCGCGGAGCGGCTGCTGCGGGACACCGGGGAGGTGCGGCACGTGCTGGAGGGCGCGCGGCCGCTGCCCGGCGACACCGACGGTCCGCTGCTGCGGGCGGCCACCTGGGTGCTGGAGCTGGTCCCGGGTCTGGCCGCCGACCTCGCCCACACGCCGCCCGCCGACGGCACCCGCGCCTACGTCGGCAGCGTGGACGCCTTCGCCCGGCGGGTGCCGCTCCGGGCGGCGGCGATGCTGCGCCGCGCGCTGCGGCACACCGACGCGCAGGCGGCTGCTCGGCTCGACCAGTTGGTCGCCCAGTGGAGCGACGCCTTCGCCACCCGTTTCCGGGCCCGTTGGGTGCCGGTGCGGCACCAGGTCGAGCACCAGTCCCGCACGGTGATGGCGGCCGCACGGCAGGCGCGGGGCGGGCTGTGA
- the treY gene encoding malto-oligosyltrehalose synthase: MTPERRDPAVPTATYRLQLQPGFPFAAAAEAVPYLASLGVSHLHLSPVLEAVPGSQHGYDVVDHARVREELGGEEGLRELSRTARRHGLGLVVDIVPNHMAMSPRHNAALWDVLRDGPSSRRARWFDIDWEAQGGQVLLPVLGGPLGEEADRLKVDGDVLRYYDHTFPLREGTAGLPLPQLLDAQWYRPVWWRLARTELNYRRFFSISELIGVRVEDPEVFEVTHGKILELLHGGVIDGLRVDHPDGLADPDGYLRRLHEATGGRWTVVEKILADGEPLPPSWPVAGTTGYDALRHVDGVFTDPAGFGELLGRYRAFAAPQTDRGGDWDATVRRAAYKVLTHELATEMDRLTRTAVRLCATAPETALRDRAPWALRTALLELLVRLDVYRPYASVDAASVVTEEAADGARRAFAVPEEAGAVDVVRDLVLGRYGDGPAHVEFRTRFAQTASALRAKSVEDTAFYRYVPLLSATEVGGEPGDPAVDPDRFHAYCARVQRDWPVTGTVLSTHDAKRSADVRAALHVLTECPERWADLLAGVSRTGDGVPDAQLAWAAWQTVFGLGPAEEERVQAALLKHVREAGLFTSWTEQEPPYEEAVARFVSAGPCGVPGRKVAEFRASLEPHIRANVLGAALVHLTMPGVPDLYQGTEHEYRALVDPDNRRPVRFGEDGGDKEAVTRAALALRARRPELFGETASYEPLTAEGPAAAHCLAFARSGEVITAVTRLSLRLADSGGWHDTRLPLPPGRWADVHDAGREFSGEVPAAELFAALPVALLERVPE, from the coding sequence ATGACCCCTGAGCGACGTGACCCGGCGGTGCCCACGGCGACCTACCGGCTGCAGCTGCAGCCCGGCTTCCCGTTCGCGGCGGCGGCCGAGGCCGTGCCGTACCTGGCCTCGCTCGGCGTGTCCCATCTGCATCTGTCGCCCGTCCTGGAGGCGGTGCCCGGCTCCCAGCACGGCTACGACGTGGTGGACCACGCGCGCGTACGGGAGGAGCTGGGCGGTGAGGAGGGGCTGCGGGAGCTGTCCCGCACCGCGCGGCGGCACGGGCTGGGTCTCGTGGTGGACATCGTCCCGAACCACATGGCGATGTCCCCCCGCCACAACGCGGCGCTGTGGGACGTGCTGCGCGACGGCCCGTCCTCGCGCCGCGCCCGCTGGTTCGACATCGACTGGGAGGCCCAGGGCGGACAGGTGCTGCTGCCGGTACTCGGCGGCCCGCTCGGCGAGGAGGCGGACCGGCTGAAGGTCGACGGCGACGTGCTGCGTTACTACGACCACACCTTCCCGCTGCGCGAGGGGACGGCGGGGCTGCCGCTGCCGCAGCTGCTGGACGCGCAGTGGTACCGGCCGGTGTGGTGGCGGCTGGCCCGCACCGAGCTCAACTACCGCCGGTTCTTCAGCATCTCCGAGCTGATCGGCGTGCGGGTGGAGGACCCCGAGGTGTTCGAGGTGACGCACGGAAAGATCCTGGAACTGCTGCACGGGGGCGTGATCGACGGGCTGCGCGTGGATCACCCGGACGGGCTCGCCGACCCCGACGGCTATCTGCGGCGGCTGCACGAGGCGACGGGTGGCCGCTGGACGGTGGTGGAGAAGATCCTCGCCGACGGCGAGCCGCTGCCGCCCTCCTGGCCGGTCGCCGGCACCACCGGCTACGACGCCCTGCGCCATGTCGACGGGGTGTTCACCGACCCGGCCGGGTTCGGGGAGCTGCTGGGCCGCTACCGGGCCTTCGCGGCCCCGCAGACGGACCGGGGCGGCGACTGGGACGCCACGGTGCGGCGGGCCGCGTACAAGGTGCTGACGCACGAGCTGGCCACCGAGATGGACCGGCTGACCCGGACGGCGGTCCGGCTGTGCGCGACCGCGCCGGAGACCGCGCTGCGGGACCGCGCGCCCTGGGCACTGCGCACCGCGCTGCTGGAGCTGCTGGTACGCCTGGACGTGTACCGCCCGTACGCCTCCGTGGACGCGGCCTCGGTGGTGACCGAGGAGGCCGCGGACGGGGCCCGGCGCGCGTTCGCCGTCCCGGAGGAGGCCGGCGCGGTGGACGTCGTACGCGACCTGGTGCTCGGGCGGTACGGGGACGGACCCGCGCACGTGGAGTTCCGTACGCGGTTCGCGCAGACGGCGTCGGCGCTGCGGGCCAAGTCCGTGGAGGACACGGCGTTCTACCGCTATGTGCCGCTGCTGTCGGCGACGGAGGTGGGCGGTGAACCGGGCGACCCGGCGGTGGACCCGGACCGGTTCCACGCGTACTGCGCGCGCGTGCAGCGCGACTGGCCGGTCACGGGCACGGTGCTGTCGACGCACGACGCCAAGCGCAGCGCGGACGTGCGGGCGGCGCTGCACGTGCTCACCGAGTGCCCGGAGCGCTGGGCGGACCTCCTCGCCGGGGTGTCCCGCACCGGGGACGGGGTGCCCGACGCCCAGCTGGCGTGGGCGGCCTGGCAGACGGTGTTCGGGCTGGGGCCGGCCGAGGAGGAGCGGGTGCAGGCGGCGCTGCTGAAGCATGTCCGCGAGGCGGGCCTGTTCACCAGCTGGACCGAGCAGGAGCCGCCGTACGAGGAGGCGGTGGCGCGGTTCGTGTCGGCGGGCCCGTGCGGAGTGCCGGGCCGGAAGGTGGCCGAGTTCCGCGCGTCGCTGGAGCCGCACATCCGGGCGAACGTGCTGGGCGCGGCGCTGGTGCACCTGACGATGCCGGGCGTGCCCGACCTCTACCAGGGTACCGAGCACGAGTACCGGGCCCTGGTCGACCCGGACAACCGGCGGCCGGTGCGGTTCGGGGAGGACGGCGGCGACAAGGAGGCGGTCACGCGGGCGGCGCTGGCCCTGCGGGCACGGCGGCCGGAGCTCTTCGGCGAGACGGCCTCGTACGAGCCGCTGACGGCCGAGGGACCGGCGGCGGCGCACTGCCTGGCGTTCGCCCGCTCCGGCGAGGTGATCACCGCGGTGACCCGCCTGTCCCTCCGCCTCGCCGATTCGGGCGGCTGGCATGACACCCGCCTCCCGCTCCCACCGGGCCGGTGGGCCGATGTACACGACGCGGGACGGGAGTTCAGCGGCGAGGTGCCGGCGGCGGAACTGTTCGCGGCGTTGCCGGTGGCTTTGCTGGAGAGGGTGCCGGAGTGA
- the glgX gene encoding glycogen debranching protein GlgX encodes MQVWPGEAYPLGATYDGAGTNFAVFTEAADRVELCLLHDDGSETAVELRESDAFVRHAYLPGVMPGQRYGFRAHGPYAPERGMRCNSAKLLLDPYARAISGSVQWGEEVYGYHFDDPERRNDLDSAPHTMTSVVVNPYFDWGDDRRPRTEYHHTVIYEAHVKGLTMRHPGLPEELRGTYAGLAHPAIIEHLTELGVTALELMPVHQFVNDHRLVDMGLNNYWGYNTIGFFAPHNAYASWGDRGQQVLEFKSAVKALHEAGIEVILDVVYNHTAEGNHLGPTLSLKGLDNPSYYRLTEDPRYYMDTTGTGNSLLMRSPHVLQMIMDSLRYWVTEMHVDGFRFDLAATLARQFHEVDRLSSFFDLVQQDPVVSQVKLIAEPWDVGEGGYQVGNFPPLWTEWNGKYRDTVRDLWRGEPRTLAEFASRLTGSSDLYQDDGRRPLASINFVTCHDGFTLHDLVAYNDKHNEANGEDNRDGESHNRSWNCGAEGDTDDPGVLALRARQMRNFIATLMLSQGVPMISHGDELARTQRGNNNAYCQDNELAWLDWPDEEEGEEGDAGGAGDVRRQLLEFTRAMVWLRKDHPVFRRRRFFHGRPVEGTHDDLSDISWFTPEGAEMTQRDWDSARASALTVFLNGNAISEPGQRGERIADDSFLLMFNASPKPLDFVVPVDHGAQWQVVVDTARADGVPPGTGPKVSAGTRLTLADRSLTVLQRPA; translated from the coding sequence ATGCAGGTCTGGCCTGGCGAGGCATATCCGCTCGGTGCCACGTACGACGGCGCCGGAACGAATTTCGCGGTCTTCACGGAGGCCGCGGACCGAGTAGAGCTGTGTCTGCTGCACGACGACGGCTCCGAGACCGCGGTCGAACTGCGGGAGAGCGACGCGTTCGTGCGGCACGCGTACCTGCCCGGGGTCATGCCCGGGCAGCGGTACGGCTTCCGTGCGCACGGCCCGTACGCCCCCGAGAGAGGAATGCGCTGCAACTCCGCGAAACTGCTGCTCGATCCGTACGCGCGTGCGATCAGTGGCTCGGTCCAGTGGGGCGAGGAGGTCTACGGCTACCACTTCGACGACCCCGAACGGCGCAACGACCTGGACTCGGCGCCGCACACGATGACGTCGGTCGTGGTCAACCCGTACTTCGACTGGGGGGACGACCGGCGCCCCCGGACGGAGTACCACCACACGGTCATCTACGAGGCGCACGTCAAGGGCCTCACCATGCGCCACCCGGGGCTCCCCGAGGAGCTGCGCGGCACCTACGCGGGTCTGGCGCACCCCGCGATCATCGAGCACCTGACCGAGCTCGGCGTGACCGCGCTCGAGCTGATGCCGGTGCACCAGTTCGTGAACGACCACCGGCTGGTCGACATGGGCCTGAACAACTACTGGGGCTACAACACCATCGGCTTCTTCGCGCCGCACAACGCCTACGCGTCCTGGGGCGACCGGGGCCAGCAGGTGCTGGAGTTCAAGTCGGCGGTGAAGGCGCTGCACGAGGCCGGGATCGAGGTGATCCTCGACGTGGTCTACAACCACACCGCCGAGGGCAACCACCTGGGTCCGACGCTGTCCCTCAAGGGCCTCGACAATCCCTCCTACTACCGGCTGACCGAAGACCCCCGGTACTACATGGACACCACGGGCACCGGGAACTCGCTGCTGATGCGGTCCCCGCACGTGCTCCAGATGATCATGGACTCGCTGCGTTACTGGGTCACCGAGATGCATGTCGACGGGTTCCGCTTCGACCTCGCGGCGACCCTGGCGCGGCAGTTCCACGAGGTGGACCGGCTGTCGTCGTTCTTCGACCTGGTGCAGCAGGACCCGGTGGTCTCCCAGGTGAAGCTGATCGCGGAGCCCTGGGACGTGGGTGAGGGCGGCTACCAGGTGGGCAACTTCCCGCCGCTGTGGACCGAGTGGAACGGAAAGTACCGCGACACCGTGCGGGACCTGTGGCGGGGCGAGCCGCGCACGCTCGCGGAGTTCGCCTCCCGGCTGACCGGCTCCTCCGACCTCTACCAGGACGACGGGCGGCGCCCGCTGGCCTCGATCAACTTCGTCACCTGTCACGACGGCTTCACCCTGCACGACCTGGTGGCCTACAACGACAAGCACAACGAGGCCAACGGCGAGGACAACCGCGACGGCGAGAGCCACAACAGGTCCTGGAACTGCGGCGCCGAGGGCGACACCGACGACCCCGGCGTGCTGGCGCTGCGGGCCCGGCAGATGCGCAACTTCATCGCCACCCTGATGCTGTCCCAGGGCGTGCCGATGATCAGCCACGGCGACGAGCTGGCCCGCACCCAGCGCGGCAACAACAACGCCTACTGCCAGGACAACGAGCTGGCCTGGCTGGACTGGCCGGACGAGGAGGAGGGTGAAGAAGGGGACGCGGGGGGCGCGGGGGACGTCCGCAGGCAGCTGCTGGAGTTCACCCGGGCGATGGTGTGGCTGCGCAAGGACCACCCGGTCTTCCGCCGGCGCCGCTTCTTCCACGGCCGGCCGGTGGAGGGCACCCACGACGACCTCTCCGACATCTCCTGGTTCACCCCCGAGGGCGCGGAGATGACCCAGCGGGACTGGGACTCCGCGCGGGCGTCGGCGCTGACGGTGTTCCTCAACGGCAACGCCATCTCCGAGCCCGGGCAGCGCGGGGAGCGGATCGCCGACGACTCGTTCCTGCTGATGTTCAACGCCTCCCCCAAGCCGCTGGACTTCGTGGTGCCGGTGGACCACGGCGCCCAGTGGCAGGTGGTGGTCGACACCGCGCGCGCGGACGGTGTGCCCCCGGGCACGGGTCCGAAGGTGTCGGCCGGCACCCGGCTGACGCTGGCCGACCGCAGCCTGACGGTGCTGCAACGGCCGGCGTGA
- a CDS encoding SAV2148 family HEPN domain-containing protein encodes MGSGGLELPPGDEGHEGSGSTDVPPGAVSLARPMDAGSIGPELDWGADAWREVRTRAQRAGRAYIWLNLVEQRLRAVVAAVLRPIYEPVHGDDWVVAAAGPAGQEWVQRAVAVREVSRRKGYLLDPADDNVLSFLTLPQLRELMVQHWPCFEPYFDDRRDVELALDELEVTRNVVSRNRALSEAVLNQAERASARLLEMLGAGGDVPSARRLPVDAVEDLVGDRYADVVAVHPDRVRLLRQFPAEDIFGGARRLDAIGIGLNLLVQNFSGRRLVRLAESGCRVRLLFLNPASSAVKRRERELGIKRGELGRSVEMNILHMRRVRSRLRDPGAFEIQVYDETPRCTAYLVDGDGSDGIAVVQNHLRRVRGMEAPVLVLRNGTKVVKPGEIEEGGLFPTYREEFELMWADSRPVS; translated from the coding sequence GTGGGGTCGGGAGGGCTGGAACTGCCCCCTGGTGACGAGGGTCACGAGGGGAGCGGCTCCACGGACGTCCCGCCCGGTGCGGTGTCCCTGGCACGGCCGATGGACGCGGGTTCGATCGGGCCGGAGCTGGACTGGGGCGCGGACGCCTGGCGCGAGGTGCGCACCCGCGCGCAGCGGGCCGGCCGGGCCTACATCTGGCTGAACCTGGTCGAGCAGCGGCTGCGCGCGGTCGTGGCCGCCGTCCTGCGGCCGATCTACGAGCCCGTGCACGGCGACGACTGGGTGGTGGCCGCCGCCGGACCCGCCGGGCAGGAGTGGGTGCAGCGCGCGGTCGCCGTGCGCGAGGTCAGCCGCCGCAAGGGCTACCTGCTCGATCCGGCCGACGACAACGTGCTGTCCTTCCTCACCCTGCCGCAGCTGCGTGAGCTGATGGTGCAGCACTGGCCGTGCTTCGAGCCGTACTTCGACGACCGCCGGGACGTCGAGCTGGCTCTGGACGAGCTGGAGGTCACCCGCAACGTGGTCTCCCGCAACCGGGCGCTGTCCGAGGCGGTGCTGAACCAGGCCGAGCGGGCCTCCGCGCGGCTGCTGGAGATGCTGGGCGCGGGCGGCGACGTGCCCTCGGCGCGCCGGCTGCCGGTGGACGCGGTCGAGGACCTGGTCGGCGACCGGTACGCGGACGTGGTCGCCGTCCACCCGGACCGGGTGCGGCTGTTGCGCCAGTTCCCCGCCGAGGACATATTCGGCGGGGCCCGCCGGCTCGACGCGATCGGCATCGGCCTGAACCTGCTCGTGCAGAACTTCTCCGGGCGCCGGCTGGTGCGGCTGGCCGAGTCCGGCTGCCGGGTGCGGCTGCTGTTCCTCAACCCGGCCTCCAGCGCGGTCAAGCGCCGCGAGCGTGAACTGGGCATCAAGCGCGGCGAGCTGGGCCGTTCCGTCGAGATGAACATCCTGCACATGCGCCGCGTGCGGTCGCGGCTGCGGGACCCGGGCGCCTTCGAGATCCAGGTGTACGACGAGACGCCGCGCTGCACGGCCTACCTGGTGGACGGCGACGGCTCGGACGGCATCGCCGTGGTGCAGAACCACCTGCGGCGCGTCCGGGGCATGGAGGCGCCGGTGCTGGTCCTGCGCAACGGGACCAAGGTGGTCAAGCCGGGCGAGATCGAGGAGGGGGGCCTCTTCCCCACCTACCGCGAGGAGTTCGAGCTGATGTGGGCGGATTCGCGGCCGGTGTCCTGA
- a CDS encoding 3'-5' exonuclease has product MGWHRELLIGFDLETTGTDPREARIVTGAVIELRAGEPLGRREWLADPGVPIPEDAVAVHGISNERAAAEGRPADQVADAIAGVLAAYWQTGVPVVAYNASFDLSLLSAELRRHGLPSLRDRLGGADPAPVIDPYTIDRAVDRYRRGKRTLEAVCAEYGVVLDAAHDATADALAAARLACAIAVRHPKVAALGPAELHRRQIEWYAAWAADFQDFLRRKGDPAAVVDSTWPLREPAGEPLRPTAS; this is encoded by the coding sequence ATGGGCTGGCACCGGGAGCTGCTGATCGGCTTCGACCTGGAGACCACGGGGACGGACCCGCGCGAGGCGCGGATCGTCACAGGAGCCGTGATCGAGCTCCGGGCGGGCGAGCCGCTGGGTCGCCGGGAGTGGCTGGCCGACCCGGGCGTGCCGATCCCGGAGGACGCGGTCGCGGTCCACGGCATCAGCAACGAGCGGGCGGCCGCCGAGGGCCGCCCCGCCGACCAGGTCGCCGACGCCATCGCCGGTGTCCTCGCCGCCTACTGGCAGACCGGCGTCCCGGTCGTCGCCTACAACGCCTCCTTCGACCTGAGCCTGCTCTCCGCCGAACTGCGGCGCCACGGACTGCCGTCCCTGCGCGACCGTCTGGGCGGCGCCGACCCGGCCCCGGTCATCGACCCCTACACCATCGACCGCGCGGTCGACCGCTACCGCCGCGGCAAGCGCACCCTCGAAGCGGTCTGCGCCGAGTACGGCGTCGTCCTCGACGCGGCGCACGACGCGACGGCCGACGCCCTCGCCGCCGCCCGGCTGGCCTGCGCGATAGCCGTCCGCCACCCGAAGGTCGCGGCCCTCGGCCCGGCGGAGCTGCACCGCCGTCAGATCGAGTGGTACGCGGCCTGGGCGGCGGACTTCCAGGACTTCCTGCGCCGCAAGGGCGACCCGGCCGCCGTCGTCGACAGCACCTGGCCGCTGCGCGAGCCGGCGGGCGAGCCCCTGCGGCCCACCGCCTCCTGA
- a CDS encoding phosphotransferase enzyme family protein — MDEARAREVLDAAGVLPGGARDARLLALGENAVFAAGDLAVKVGRDAELLERARRELAVAGWLAEQGVPAVRPAVPEALLVEGHPVTVWHRLAEPVRPAGPADLAALLRQVHALPAPPFALPPRSLLDGVERWLRLAGDAVDPADAAYLRERRDGFAEAADALTPRLPRGPVHGDALTRNVHVGPDGPVLIDLETFSSDLREHDLVVMALSHDRYGLPDEAYASFTETYGWDVREWDGCSVLRGARETASCAWVAQHAPGNPKALAEFRRRVASLRDGDETVRWYPF, encoded by the coding sequence ATGGACGAGGCACGGGCGCGGGAGGTTCTGGACGCCGCGGGTGTGCTTCCCGGGGGCGCCAGGGACGCGCGGCTGCTGGCGCTCGGGGAGAACGCCGTGTTCGCGGCCGGCGACCTGGCCGTCAAGGTGGGCCGGGACGCCGAGCTGCTGGAGCGGGCCCGCCGGGAGCTGGCCGTCGCGGGGTGGCTGGCCGAGCAGGGCGTGCCCGCGGTGCGGCCGGCCGTGCCGGAGGCGCTGCTGGTCGAGGGGCACCCGGTGACCGTGTGGCACCGGCTGGCGGAGCCGGTGCGGCCGGCGGGTCCCGCGGATCTGGCCGCGCTGCTGCGGCAGGTCCACGCGCTGCCCGCTCCCCCGTTCGCCCTGCCGCCCCGCTCGCTGCTGGACGGCGTCGAGCGCTGGCTGCGGCTCGCGGGCGACGCCGTCGACCCGGCGGACGCGGCCTATCTGCGTGAACGCCGCGACGGGTTCGCGGAGGCCGCCGACGCGCTGACGCCCCGGCTGCCGCGCGGGCCCGTCCACGGCGACGCGCTGACCCGCAATGTGCACGTCGGCCCGGACGGGCCGGTCCTGATCGACCTGGAGACCTTCTCCTCGGACCTGCGCGAGCACGACCTGGTGGTGATGGCCCTCTCGCACGACCGCTACGGGCTGCCGGACGAGGCGTACGCGTCGTTCACCGAGACCTACGGCTGGGACGTGCGGGAGTGGGACGGCTGCTCGGTGCTGCGCGGGGCGCGTGAGACGGCCAGCTGCGCCTGGGTCGCCCAGCACGCTCCGGGGAACCCCAAGGCGCTGGCCGAGTTCCGCCGCCGGGTGGCGTCCCTGCGGGACGGCGACGAGACGGTGCGCTGGTATCCGTTCTGA
- a CDS encoding carbohydrate ABC transporter permease, whose translation MTSVTEARRSEPRAPDPGSPVRRAAGHGPWFLVLPALIPILVLSVGPLLYGILLAFTDAQSGRTEPTRWIGTLNFQDLLQDTLFWESFRIGLVWAVGVTVPQFLLALGLALLLNQDLRLRWAARALAIVPWAMPEVVVGIMWRITYNPDAGILNETLRDLGFGGDRDWLSGLATALPAVIVVGVWAGMPQTTVALLAGLQNTPRELHEAAAVDGAGPWRRFRTVTWPALRPVALAITALNLIWNFNSFALVYVLTNGGPGGRTRLPMLFAYEEAFRYGQFGYSAAMGCVMVAAISVMLAVFLAGRLRGADET comes from the coding sequence GTGACGTCGGTGACCGAGGCGAGGAGATCCGAGCCCCGCGCGCCCGACCCGGGCAGCCCCGTGCGGCGCGCCGCCGGTCACGGCCCGTGGTTCCTGGTGCTGCCCGCGCTGATCCCGATCCTGGTGCTCAGCGTCGGCCCGCTGCTCTACGGCATCCTGCTGGCCTTCACCGACGCCCAGTCGGGCCGCACCGAGCCGACCCGCTGGATCGGCACCCTGAACTTCCAGGACCTGCTCCAGGACACCCTTTTCTGGGAGTCGTTCCGCATCGGCCTGGTGTGGGCGGTCGGCGTGACGGTGCCGCAGTTCTTGCTGGCGCTCGGCCTCGCCCTGCTGCTCAACCAGGACCTGAGGCTGCGCTGGGCGGCCCGCGCCCTCGCCATCGTCCCTTGGGCGATGCCGGAGGTGGTCGTCGGCATCATGTGGCGGATCACCTACAACCCGGACGCCGGCATCCTCAACGAAACCCTGCGCGACCTCGGGTTCGGCGGCGACCGGGACTGGCTGAGCGGGCTCGCCACCGCCCTGCCCGCGGTGATCGTCGTCGGTGTGTGGGCGGGCATGCCGCAGACCACGGTGGCGCTGCTCGCCGGGCTCCAGAACACCCCGCGCGAGCTGCACGAGGCCGCCGCCGTGGACGGCGCCGGACCGTGGCGCCGCTTCCGCACGGTCACCTGGCCCGCCCTGCGGCCCGTCGCCCTCGCCATCACGGCGCTCAACCTGATCTGGAACTTCAACTCCTTCGCACTGGTCTACGTGCTGACCAACGGCGGCCCCGGCGGACGCACCCGGCTGCCCATGCTGTTCGCCTACGAAGAGGCCTTCCGGTACGGGCAGTTCGGCTACTCGGCCGCCATGGGCTGCGTCATGGTCGCCGCGATCTCGGTCATGCTGGCCGTCTTCCTCGCCGGCCGGCTGAGGGGAGCCGACGAGACATGA